The DNA window GTAAagctttcaaaatcttcttctccCATTGTGTCAACATCATTCTTTCTACATTTTTTCTCTCTTGCTTCGCAATTTCATCAAAATGTGATTTTACTCATGATCAAGATCTCTAGTACGATGTGTGATTGTGAAATTGTAAGATCTTACTATTAAGATCAAGGTTTTGATAACATTGATTGTCTTCAAGAGGCAAAATGTCATGGTTGTAATTTGAATTTGGTCTGATCACTTTTAGGTTACCCTGATCTAATATTATAATTCAAATTTTACTGATGCCTTGTTCATCAATTTTCTCATTCCTCATCAATCAGACACATTACTCTTGAACGAGTCTTATGGGCTTGTACTGTTGCGGTAACCCAAATTTTACGCTGAAAAATTCTAACTTATAATGAAGAATAGAGTGCTAGTCCAACCATGGGGAATACTGTACCAAACCGAAATAACTAAACCTAAATCCCTACTTACTAACTCAAGCCTCCTAATTATAATTACACCTTGAATAAACATAGCTATCAAATCATAAGAATCTTACCCTCTTGCTGCAATCAACAAATTGAGTTGTTTGCCATTTTCCTATTTCCTGTAATCAAGGCTTCTGAAATACATTTGTATGGCATTTCTGCAGTGTTACCACAGATACTTATGGACAGGCTGCTTCAAATTTAGTTGCTGGGAGTAATCTTGAGCAGACTATTCAACAACTTGTGGATATGGGTGGAGGCAGCTGGGATAGAGATACTGTTAACCGTGCTCTTCGTGCAGCTTTCAATAACCCAGAACGTGCTGTAGATTATTTGTATTCTGTATGCCTAAACTGCTCATTGTTGACTCTATCTTCTTGAACTTTCTGCTGTATCTTATTTgatttaacaattattttttattttcagggGATTCCTGAAACAGCAGAAGTGGCTGTACCGGCTCCTCATTACCCAAATAATCAAACTGGAACTGGTGGTGTCACTGCTGGAGTTATTCCCGGGGCCCCTAACTCGTCCCCCTTGAATATGTTTCCGCAggtaaaaattatattttgaatggaTTAACAAAAGTCACCCGATTCATGTAGCCGACCCTATTTAGTGGGGTAAGGCTTCGTCGTTGATGTAACAAAAGTCACTACCTTGTCATTTACATCTTTtgcttttactttatgctttattttgagTTGAAATTCTCTCAGGAGACAATTTCTGGCGCTGGAGCTGGAGCTGGATCACTCGATTTCTTGAGGAGCAATCCCCAGGTGGGCATTTTATTCATAAATTTCAACACACTAAATGTTAAGAAATTCATTTTTGACACGTCCATGTTGAAAGAAATAGTGTTTGTATTTAAACTTGTTATACTGATGGAATCTGAGAAGTGGGTCACAATTACAAATACCATAGCATGTGCCACTGTTTGACAAATTTTTTATACCGCACATCACATTAATATTGGATAATGGCTACCTTGTTTACAAATCATATGCTTAATAGAGCaaatgaagtagaaaaaaattttAGAAAGGAAATAAAAAATTCAATGTTGTGTGCTTTATATAGTTTCACCACATTAGCTTATGCTAGATATTGCAAGAAATCTTGGTTTTTGGTGTATTGTCTTGGCTggtaaattgattttgtttttatacGATTGGAGCTAGTTCAAAATAAATAGCCGTGCGTAGTCAATATGGTCAGATCATTAGTATGTTCATTAGTAGAGACAATATTGTACTGCAGAGCACTCAATATTCTTTATTTGTATCCAACTTCAATAAATTGTTAGTAAATGTTTCTATGTTGGGCATACTCAGTTTCAAGCATTACGGACAATGGTGCAATCCAATCCACAAATTCTCCAGGTATCTAAGTATCTATTTTCTCACTCACCCAATACCCGACTTTTGGTCATGTGTCAATGTCTGATATAATTTCTATTGCAGCCTGTACTTCAAGAGCTCGGAAAGCAAAATCCCAGTCTCTTGAGACTTATTGATGAGAACCACGCTGAGTTTCTCCAGTTGATAAATGAACCCACGGACGGTTCTGAAGGGTGAGTATATACTGCTTGCCATGTATGGTCTGAGATAATTTAACATGTCATCTGTGCATTTTATAATCATTACTTGATCCCATAGTTTATTTATGAATGTAACTTTCTTCTATTATTTAGAGAGAACTTTGATGAGCCAGAACAAGACATGCCTCATGCTATCAACGTGACACCAGCTGAGCAGGAGGCAATTGGAAGGGTATATCTATTTTTACAAAGTCTGACTTCGCTCTtttcatttaaattgatttacCATATGTACTGATTCATTTTTACTGATATGCAGCTAGAGGGTATGGGATTTGATAGAGCCTTAGTTATAGAGGCATTTTTGGCATGTGACCGTGACGAGCAATTGGCGGCCAACTACTTACTGGAAAATGCTGCAGATTTTGAGGATTAAATTTTTAACCTACATTGATTCATAGTTTTGTTCaggcttttttcttttcttctttttgcaAGGAGGTGGGTTTGGAAATTTTCTTCTTGCCGTGTCTTTCTTAGGGAGATTTATGTGGTAGAGTTTCTGATTTGGGTTTGTGGTATTCTACTAcatattattaatgattttgattttggttttggtttggtttagtttgtATAACAGCGTTTGTATCTTCCCTGTCATAGACTTTTGGTTCCTCTTACAAGAGGAAAACAAAATATCTCATTAATGataattctattatttttttctccCCAATGAAAATTGCACTTTTAGCTCTATTGAGGTTGAACACATGAAAAATTAAGGTATAACTTGAAACCACTAAAAGATTTAAGGTGATAATTTAAATTTAGTTCACATTTACTTCTTTTCGTTCATGCTTGTTTatatattctttcattttcattcttggatctattaatttcttttatttaaaaatggaaccgtttaaaaatgagtttttcagatctaaaacaacaaaaaatgaaaaaggcTTTAATGTCCTCTATCATATATTCATAGTTTTATTTCCAACTATCTAATGAAAAAGTTATTAAGTTCTGGATGACATTTTTTGCATTTTaactcatttattttaaaattttcttgacataattaacaaaataaaatttgacaaactattttttttaatagctAATCTAAATTATCTCTTTCAACAAATAATACTATTGGtcgattttattaaataatttcaaaTGCAATTACTCAAATGATAATGATTATATTAATATTCTACTTGAATTATTTGACAATACATTACTAATTTTTTTACTATCATACTCTGCAATCCAATTATCTTCTTCCATCCTGGCACTAGAAACTTCTTAAAAGAAAGATAGAAGATAAACAGAGTTTATAATTGAATTTAGAAGAATCATTCTATCCTCAAGACTCATAAATTTATTCTTCCAAGAAGCTAATTTCTTAATGAAAAATCCTATTAGACGCTTTCAAGTACCCTCCTTCCTCGAATAAACTATAATCGGAAGTCCTAAATACTAAAAAGGAGGTAAGAGACTCCTTCCTCGAATAAACTATAATTGGAAGTCCTAAATACTAAAAAGGAGGTAAGAGACTTGAAAAAGACACTCGAACATTAATACAAAAGAAATACTACTCTTAACAAAATTCATATTCTGATACCAACTTTAAGTTCTTAAAAATAATCTTAATAGTCAACAAATACCTCACCTAAAAGAACTGTCGTCAACATATTAGAGCCACTAACCCTCCCAaacctattttaaattcaaagaGGACTCCAATCAAAGTCACACTAAAACACTCCACTATCATAAGGAAAAGAAAATGTGCCGACAAACTCCCTTGGTTGAGTCtcctttatttaaatttatttattctataaGCTTACCACTCTTATAAAAAAGTTGTGTTAATTAGATATCAAAATCCACACAATAGGTCTTATAACatattttgtatatttatttttaattctcttactttttatgtatttatatttttcaaatatatataaaattaaataacacatTATTTGACATCAAAATATTATCCAACATAAGTTGACTTGATGAATTAGTATATCTTCAACTGCgccaagaaaatatattttgtcctAATAAAAGTTTCTACTAAATGATACAAACCCCACTCAAAAGAAGACAAGGGTTTTGTGTACTTTACTTGTGTTCAAAAGTATCCTTTTATGTACTAAACTAAAACATGAGAGTGAGATTGAGTTAAATAGTTACCGTTAGTATCACCAACGACAAAACCACAAATCTAAATAGACACATTATTGCGTTACCCAAAgcttttttcaaattcaaaccaaaacaTAAAAAGTAACATATAGGACCCACCCACTAAAACCACCACCAATTCAATTCAATCATTCAAATATCcaaacaccaacaacaacattgttcaaaacaaaCCACCAAATGAAGAACAACAACCAAAACCAAAGCCTCGCTCGCATGTTTTCAAATCCACTCAGCGAGATCCAAACCAATAATACTCGTCGTAGTTGCAGCAACATCGTAACAGACAACAAAGAAAACACCAATGTCAATGTTGTTCCTTCTCTTCCAAAATCCAAATCATTATCAACCAGAATTGTCAAGCCTTCTTCATTACAGTTCTGCATGCAAATCAATGATTCTTCTCACTTTTCCAACTCTCTCAAAATCTGGGACTACTCTGATTCCGAAGCTGCTCCTGCTTCCTCTTGGTCCACTTTACCTAACAAGTAAACCAATCTAATCTCTCTTTTCTTGCTTAACTTTTCTCTGTAGCACCAACACCTCTGAGGCGCCGATGTCTCAGTGTCTGTGTCATGTTTCCGGTGTCTGTGCTTCGTAATAACTTTTATCctgtatttttcatttcaggtCTTTGATTTGTAGACCATTGCCTATAGATATTGGAAGATGTACATGTGTAATTGTCAAAGAACCCATCCCTAAGGGTCTCTCTGCAACCACATTCTTCTCTCTATATACCTACGAAGGTCAGGGACGGCAGAATAGGAAACTGGCTGTAGCCTGCCACAGGCGGCGGAGAAATGGAAGATCACAGTTCACAGTAGCTCAGAATGTAAAAGGATTACTCTCTTATTCCGACGATACTTTCCTCGGGACAGTAACGGCGAACCTCACTGGATCGAAATACAACATTTGGGATCAGAAACATCGTCCTAATTCCAAATCCAAGAGTAATCAGTCAAATTCAAAGCAGCCTCTTGCTGTTGTTGAGTATGTACCTACAATACCAACATGTACAGGAACTCATAGAAGTATCAAGGCATATATACCGAATCATCAATCTATGTCTTTCAAGAATACTTCACAGGTGCAACATATTAAGGGTTTACCACTGAATTGGAAGGGAAAGTTGGAGAAAGTTCATCAACTATACTCAAAGGATCCACTCTACAACAAGGTAGTTTTATTTGTCATTTATAGTTTTATATGGAACTATTGGACTTTAACTAATTTGTATTTCTAATATCTATTATCTTCCTGAAGAGTACAAAGCAATTTGAGCTTGACTATAGAGATAAAGGAAGGACAGGACTTGTAATTCAGAAATCAGTTAAAAACTTTCAGCTCACTTTAGAGGTAACAATCATCATCATGGAAGTGTTTCTATGTTATATTTTCATGTTTAGCTGACTTGTCATTACTGTGGTTATTAGGAGAATGGGAAGCAGACAATTTTGCAGCTAGGGAGGGTGGCAAAGTCTAAGTTTGTTATGGACTATAGGTATCATTATCAATTCAAATACTTTACTAGTTTTGTTGAGCTTCATTTTTTCACACCATTGATTTCATCTGAATTTACAAAACTGTGCAGATATCCTTTGACTGGTTACCAGGCGTTTTCCATATGTTTGGCTTCTATTGATGCAAAGCTTTGTTGCATAGTGTAACGGGAAAGCCTCGTTTCCACACAATCGATTCAACCTCTGaattcaagaagatatcttctgGTAGAGAGGAGTTCTTTACGGGAAGAACTAATAGTTGATTTTGTCTAATCTTCAGCTAGGAAGATATAATGCCATCAAAATATCACAGGAAACTAATGTATAATCATTGTGTTCAGATGAGCAATTCATTACTATTACATGTTTCAGACTTTGTAAACATGGCTACtatttaactaaattaaattcTACTCTTTGTTACTGCAACAAATTGTGTTCATTTCAGCTAGGTAGATTTTTTTTGTATAATGCACTTTACAGTGCCAACAGAAAAGACAGAAGAGGTACACTTAGGGGAGGATCAGCACAATAAAAAAGACAAACGAACAAACGAATGAAATTGAAACGAAACTATTTGGAAACAAGAGAGACGGCAGACGAACAAAACTAACTAATAATCAAGCCACTGCTATTGATTCATAGTTTTCCACAAGGTTATGATTTTCCATACCGGATTGAAAAACTACAGACAATACAGCAAACTTAACAAAACTCTTATtacaccgaactttatttatcaaAGTAGTTTATGTCGTAGACTTTAGATAACTATATTATGACGCAAACTTAGTAAATTTTCTAGCTATATAAGCTACCACTACTACTTAAAATGGTTTCTTGGCTTGAGTTTTACGAGCAAGGGATGAAGCCTGTGGGTGGTTAGGCCCATTGTGTCAACATTCTCTTCTTCCCCATGTCCCAGCTCCCACTCGAATTCCTGTACCAATCTGCCGATGGCCGTGCAAGCTATCAACATGGCCTGAAGAGAGCCTGCACATACCCTCTTCCCTCCTCCAAAGGCCATAGTCTTGTACAAATCCGCTTGGGCATATTTCTCATCAAGAAATCTCTCTGGAATCCATTGGTCAGGATTTTCCCACATTTCGCTATCCATGTTGCATCCATATATGTTTATTCCAATCTGTAAATAGGAAATGGGAATCAATCAATCATCAATTATAAAGAATATAAGATAGTAAATTTTATTCATAGGATTAAGAGAGCAACCTCGCTTCCAGCAGGAATATGATATCCTCCCAATTCGGTATCCTCTTCAACATATCTTAGCGGGACAATCGGAACAGGACTATGTTTCCTTAATGTTTCATGGAATACAGCCCCCAAGTAAGGTAGCTTAGATAAGTGGTCATCAGTAACCTTTTCATGTCCACATACATTTAGGAGCTCCTCGTACAGACGATCCTGCCATATTAAGATGTAATCAGCGACAATTTGTCAACGTGACAGGAGAAACCACCAAAATGAACAACCAAACAACCGCTAGATGGGATAGGCccgaatctaaattctaagagTCAGATAAAGGCAAAGTAGAGTTATGAACCTGGCGATTTTTGTCTTTGGCAAGTTCATACATAGCCCATTCTGACGTGACTAAGGTAGTATCAGATGTCTCAATAATTGGCTCCCAGAGCAGCATGACCATTTGTTCTTCGGTCACTTCTTTAGCTTCTGATACTAAGTAATCATAATAACAATCTAATTCCTGTTACATCCCATTCAATCAAGTTAGGATAACTCTATCATGGTTTATGCCTAGTTTTGCAGTTGCAAacaagaaaaacttacttttcCTGATGCTAACCGCTTCTTCTGCTCATTAAGTAGTGCCTTCATGATAACATTTCTTTGGCGATCCACTCTACGAATTTTCATCTCGAAGCTCTTATTTGGAATCCATTTCAGGTACGGAAAGAAATCTCTCCAATCCACCTCAATTGCACCCTCCATAAAATCAACCACTAGAGTGTTATATAAGTCCTCTCTTGATAATGTAGTCGTCAAATCCTCAACATAAATGGATTCAATATCACTTCCCAGAGCCTGCAAATTATCCACAAGGTCAGAGTTTTGTAAATTTTTATGTCGCATTATTCTATTCTccgaattttttttgttaattttatatataaggaGAAGACTCACTTGCTTTAGTGCTAGTCCGAAAAGTTCAGACACAAATATTTTCCTAAAATCAACAGCAGAATCTGAGAGGGTCTTCACATGTTCATTAAACTTCCTGGACATATTTTCCATCATAACTTCTCTGTGAAAACGGAGTCGCTTCTGTACAAACAAAAATACACATCAGAGACACTTTCATCCAAAccataaaagagaaaagagaatgtGTGTGCGTCTGTGTATATTCTATTTACTCAAATACTGAGATAACCATCAAGTTTCGTAACCAACCTGTGCATTGGCTCCAAGAACACTTGCAAGAATATGTTTTTTAACcattttgtgaaaatcattgtAATCACTCATAGCAACCATACATTTATCAGAAGTTAGAATCGTCAGTGCAGTCGATAGCTTCCTTTTTGAAATTGATGGATATCTAGTCACCATTGCCTGAAATATAGAACAATATTATAACTTAGGTAACCAAATTTACAAATAACTTCATGGACCATAGTAACAAACGCTCAATATCATTATCACCGTCTCTACGTACTAATCATGACCGTCTTTGAGGACGTGCAAGACGGACTCCCGCACAGGGCCCAATATTTTTCACGATTAAATCTTGTCTAAATAGAGCCTCATAAATTGGACCGTCTATTTGTTTTTTCATAATTAAATTGGGACTAATTTGCACAGGACCTCCAAAGATTTGAGACTAGCTCTGGTACTAATTAGTCTCAACATATGATTCAAATGacatgttaataaaaataaacacTTGAGAGATTATGTGAAAGAGTTTATGTCAGTGACAGATCTGGTCTAAAACATTAGGTGGAACAACATGTGAATTATAATGAGTAAATGAGAAACAACACAATCCAAGGTTTGATTCAAACTAATAATCTAAGCATGattaaaacaaaagataataaactAAGCATAAATTCATCAATTTGATGCAGGAAATGAACCTCTTTAGCAAGTTGAGCAGTATTGAGAACAATGATTTTGGAAGCACCAGCTTTGATGGAAAAAATGGGTCCATATTTCTGAGCCATCTTTGAGAATGTCTTGTGaggcttcttctctttcaattgCAGCAAATTCCCAATCACTGGCAAACCTGGAACCACTGCAAACACCAAAACACACTTTCATTATTCACCTAACAATTCATTCATACAATACAACAAAATCAAATGAGTCACTGAATTATACATAACATAACATAACATATATATACCTGGTACATGGTTAAGCTTAGAATGTTTGTGAGTGGATCTCTTTAGAAGGAAGAGGaacaaaaagagagagaaaaaacccAAAGAAAGTGTGAGAGTATCCATGGTTTCCACTGCTAGTTGCTTCACCAGTTATTTTTTGTATGAAAATATTTTGACACAGAGATTCTATATATAAAGATAACACAGAATCTAAATTCAAAGAACATGAATTTACctcgtattttatttatttcatttagttTAAGGAAATTTATTTGGAGTAATTGAGTAactaaatattatcttaataattttattatttgatcAAGTTGATTGAATTTGGAGGCACTCTCTATAGAATTTCTTTCATCAGATTCTTTGTCTTACCAATTATATATAGCCAGGTGTGACAAcagtatttttatgaaaattaattttttttttgtgacatTAGAGATTTATATCACATAGAGTGTATAATTCAATAtatgttatatttattaattcaatatatagtaataacataaaaaattattaattttctaaaatatttattttagtaaatTAGTAAATCCTTATTTATAGAAAGACTCATGTTTAATATTTAACACACCTCAAATATAgttattttaaatgaaaaacGGTAAgaccaaaaaagaaaataaaataataataataataataaatattaaaaagacTAAATACATGCATCGACTATCAtgataatatttgaaatttttaaatactatgTTGACTagtaaaattcaaagaaaatatataatttcAAATCATTATTATCTAAAATGTGAGCCAACCCCAATTTTTTTTAGTGAAATAAGTTCATTTTATCACTAaccttttttcttctttatttattAGAGGCAAgttgttttgaatattttttatttggaatAAAAGATCGACATCGTTTTTTTATGTGTCATTTTAACTAAATAGATATTATTCACATAGATTTTGTTTGAGTTATCCAAATCCTAAGAAATAGGACAAACTAGCGGTTAGACACACCTAAAGACACACTTGAATATGTATGACCACCTATGAGaccaacaaataatattttattaaatacctTCTATCTCTAGTCCCTTTAAAAAGTTATCTAGAGAATGTTCAAGGGCCTTTTGTACCCATAAACTcatattataaaatttaatcaataattttGACTCGggtacatattttttaaaatcttaaaCATCACATACGATCTTTAGTGACTTAATTGTCAGAGTATTTGTATGAATATCCCACCTATAGAACAATAGATTATCATTTGTTGTCAAGTATTCATCGTTACTTAAACTCATATATTCAATTGGTGTAACCATGTTGTCCCTGTCTTTTCCAAAGCTCTAGTCCAACTACAGTGATTGAGGGGTTCTCCCCAAAGAACAAGAATTCTTGAAGTCCCACCCATCAATTAGGAAACCAACGAACTTCGAAGGATCTCTTGGTGGCCATTTAGAAACAACCAGAGGTCATCTAAGAATATAACGACTATTAAGTACTAGTTAAGAGTGAGAGGCATCCCCCTCCAACAGCACCCTTGAGCCTCAGGAGCCAACCACGACGTTGAAGATAAAGCTAAAGAAAATGCTTTATTAACTTAAGAATTCCAACAGCCACAAGTCGCACATTATGCATCCATGAGGCCAATGATATGAttatatggtttttatgaaaCCACTTCTCATTTCCAGAGGAGGCATTTAAGTCACTAAAGACTACGACCAAATACTCTGACAATTAAGTCACTAAAGATCGTGTGTGATGTTTAAGTTTAGTTTCGTCCAAAAAAAAGTACAAATGGTGTGGCTCAGGTGACGGTTCCTCGTCCCAATAATGCCACCCCTCCCCCTCTTCGAGGAAGTCTTGCACGAAGAAGAGCTCATCCAAAGGAACTCATTCACCTCATAGTCAATGATTATCCTATTTCTAAGGATCTTTAAAAACCCTTTTGTAAAAGCACCCTTGCCATTTGAAGATTCTGTTTTTTTATATCTTGGAGGAAAAAGACACACGCCTGATGCTTATTTGGCACGCTGACtggatattttttttaatttaatatgctGACATGgaataatgtatttttatttgtaattatttttaatttaacataggcatttatttattattattttaagtttttaaaatttaaaagatgaAAAACTATAAAATTTTGTGGTCAATGGAAGTTGAACACAAGTCCTCCGTATACCAAGCAAGAGGCACTACCACTAGGCCATGTTGGTCTTCTAAAACTTTTGATCTTAAATTGTATATCTTATATTAATCAAGagttattttatttgatatattaataaattaatattgttttatcCAAATATACACTATACAAtacaaattaatttcaatttattgTTATATCTTAAAAAttcatttcagtttatttttaaatatatatatcattttattattatatattaaaaactaatttcattttattcaaatatttttattttagtttatccAAATATATACTATACAATAcaaattaatttcagtttattattatatattaaaaattcatttcaatttatttttaaatatatattagtttattattatatattaaaaactaatttcattttattcaaatatttttattttagtttatccAAATATATACTATACAATacaaattaatttcattttattgttatatattaaaaattcatttcaattaatttttaaatatatatcactttattattatatattaaaaaataatttagtttattcaaatatttttattttagtttatccaaatatatactatatattacaagttaatttcagtttattattat is part of the Vicia villosa cultivar HV-30 ecotype Madison, WI linkage group LG2, Vvil1.0, whole genome shotgun sequence genome and encodes:
- the LOC131654003 gene encoding ubiquitin receptor RAD23b-like, coding for MKLTVKTLKGSHFEIRVQPSDSIMAVKKNIEEIQGKDNYPCGQQLLIHNGKVLKDETTLAENKVSEDGFLVVMLSKSKTSGPAGTSSTQTASNPPIAVPTPDSTPVVQTQSVNNNASAADVPITNVTTDTYGQAASNLVAGSNLEQTIQQLVDMGGGSWDRDTVNRALRAAFNNPERAVDYLYSGIPETAEVAVPAPHYPNNQTGTGGVTAGVIPGAPNSSPLNMFPQETISGAGAGAGSLDFLRSNPQFQALRTMVQSNPQILQPVLQELGKQNPSLLRLIDENHAEFLQLINEPTDGSEGENFDEPEQDMPHAINVTPAEQEAIGRLEGMGFDRALVIEAFLACDRDEQLAANYLLENAADFED
- the LOC131654006 gene encoding tubby-like protein 8 → MKNNNQNQSLARMFSNPLSEIQTNNTRRSCSNIVTDNKENTNVNVVPSLPKSKSLSTRIVKPSSLQFCMQINDSSHFSNSLKIWDYSDSEAAPASSWSTLPNKSLICRPLPIDIGRCTCVIVKEPIPKGLSATTFFSLYTYEGQGRQNRKLAVACHRRRRNGRSQFTVAQNVKGLLSYSDDTFLGTVTANLTGSKYNIWDQKHRPNSKSKSNQSNSKQPLAVVEYVPTIPTCTGTHRSIKAYIPNHQSMSFKNTSQVQHIKGLPLNWKGKLEKVHQLYSKDPLYNKSTKQFELDYRDKGRTGLVIQKSVKNFQLTLEENGKQTILQLGRVAKSKFVMDYRYPLTGYQAFSICLASIDAKLCCIV
- the LOC131654004 gene encoding ent-kaurene oxidase, yielding MDTLTLSLGFFSLFLFLFLLKRSTHKHSKLNHVPVVPGLPVIGNLLQLKEKKPHKTFSKMAQKYGPIFSIKAGASKIIVLNTAQLAKEAMVTRYPSISKRKLSTALTILTSDKCMVAMSDYNDFHKMVKKHILASVLGANAQKRLRFHREVMMENMSRKFNEHVKTLSDSAVDFRKIFVSELFGLALKQALGSDIESIYVEDLTTTLSREDLYNTLVVDFMEGAIEVDWRDFFPYLKWIPNKSFEMKIRRVDRQRNVIMKALLNEQKKRLASGKELDCYYDYLVSEAKEVTEEQMVMLLWEPIIETSDTTLVTSEWAMYELAKDKNRQDRLYEELLNVCGHEKVTDDHLSKLPYLGAVFHETLRKHSPVPIVPLRYVEEDTELGGYHIPAGSEIGINIYGCNMDSEMWENPDQWIPERFLDEKYAQADLYKTMAFGGGKRVCAGSLQAMLIACTAIGRLVQEFEWELGHGEEENVDTMGLTTHRLHPLLVKLKPRNHFK